The Planctellipticum variicoloris DNA window TCGTCGTTCAGAATCGGGGCGTCCGGCTGCATGGCGGCCAGCACGTCCAGGACGGGGGGGAGCAGTTCGTAGTCGACCTCGATCAGTTTCACCGCCTGCTCGGCGATGTGGATGTTGTCGGCGGCGACGCCGGCGATGGCGTGGCCCTTGTAGAGCACCTTGTCGTGGGCGAGCACGTTGGCGCTGAGGTGCTTCATGTTGACCGCCCCTTCGCCGAGCTCGACGACCCGGTCGCCGTGGTAGGGGAGGTCTTTGGAGGTGACGACGGCCCGGACGCCCGGCAGGGCTTCGGCCTTGGAGGTGTCGATCCGCGTGATGCGGGCGTGGGCGTGGGGGCTGCGGAGCATGGCGGCGTGGAGCATGCCGGCCATATGGGTGTCGGCGCCGTACTTGGCGCGGCCGGTGACCTTATCGACGCCGTCGTGGCGGATGGGGCGCGTGCCGATGACCTTGTACTTGGGGCGTTCAGCGGTGGACATGGTGGACTTCCCTGAAAAACGGCAGGCCGACGGGTCGCACGGGCTGCTGGAGTCGAATGATCGGGGGTTCCGCAGGACGATGTTCAGAGGCTATTTGCTGCAAGGCTCGCCGGATGCGCGGCGTTTGACGGCGGCGGTCAGGACGGCGCGGACGATTTTGTCGTAACCTGTACAGCGACAGAGATTTCCGGCGAGGTAAAAGCGGACGTCTTCTTCGGTCGGGTTGGGATTCTCGGCGAGCAGGGCTTCCGTCTGCATGATGAAGCCCGGCGTGCAGATGCCGCACTGCAGGGCGGCCCCTTCCAGAAAGGCCTGCTGGACGCAGTCGAGATGGCCGCCGCAGGCGACTCCTTCGATCGTTTTCAGCTCGGCCCCCTCGGCTTCAACGGCCAGGACGAGGCAGCTTGTGACAGGGCGGCCGTTCATATGGACGGTGCAGGAGCCGCAGTTACCGTTGGCGCAACCTTCTTTGGTCCCGGTGAGTTCAAGGACGTCGCGAAGGACTTCGAGCAGCGTCTGTCGCGGTTCGCAGAGGAATTCGGTCTCTTCGCCATTGACGGTGGCGGTCACCACGTGCTTCTTGGACATGAGGCGTCCTTGTCGTAAAAGGCCTGTCGGCGGCCGGTGATTTCTGATGGCTGATTGTGTCAGGGATGGCGTGCGCGACTCAGTGACCCGGTCGGTAGACGAGAGTTTCGCAGCGGGCTCGGGCGACTGCCGCTTTGACGACGCGTTCGGTCAGCACGCCGACCAGGTGGAGGCGGTATTCGCGGGTGCCGCGCATGTCGGTGATCGGCGAGGCGATCGACCGGGCGGCGGCGGCGGCTTTGGCGATGGTTTCGTCGTTGACGGGCTGCCCGACCAGAGCGGCGGAGGCCGCCGTCGCATAGAGCGGGGTCGGGGCGACGGCCCCGAGGGCGATGCGGGCGGCGAGAAATTTCTCGCCGCCCGCATCCAGAGTCACCGAGGCTCCGACACCGACGACGGCGATGTCCATTTCGTTGCGGGGAATGAACCGGCGATAATGGGAGCCGCTGTTTGCGGGGCGAGCGGGGAAGCGGATTTCGACCAGAAGTTCGCCGGGCTGAAGGACGTTCTTGCCGGGGCCGGAGCAGAACTCCTCGACCGGGACTTCGCGGGTTCCGGAGTGGCTGGCGATCACGCACTTGCCTCCCAGGGCGATCATCGCGGGGGTCGAATCGGCGGCCGGGCCGGAATTGCAGAGATTGCCGCCAAAACTGGCCCGGCTCTGGATCTGCACGCCGCCGATGATGTGGGCGCTGTCGGCCAGGGCGGAGTAGTGCTCAACCAGTTTCGCGTGCTCGTAAACCCGGCAGCAGGGGACGGATGCGCCGAGTCGGAGGCCGTCCGGGCCGAGTTCGAGGATGTTGAGTTCGGCGATCTTCTTGATATCGATCATCGAGTCGGGCTCGAGGCGGCCCATGCGGACGTGATCGATCAGGTCGGTCCCGCCAGCGAGCGGGCGGGCCTTGCCCTTGTGCATCGCGAGGAGTTCCAGGGCGCCCGCGAGGGACTGCGGGGCGTGATAGTCGAAGTGTCTCATGGCGGCCTTTACCGGGAGTCCTGCGCTGTCCCTCCGCCGCGTCGCCGCGACGGAGGGCAAATTCCATTCAACTGCCGGCCCATCATGGAGTTCTGCTGCGTTCGTCGCAACTGCGAATTTTGATGCCAGCAGGCGAAGATTTCTCGCAGAGGCGCAGGCAGAGGGAAGAGGAGCTCGCAGAGAAGTCGAAGGTTTCACGCAACGACGCGACGGGGACGCGACGACGCAACAAGAGAGAAATGTCGAAGGTGGAATTTCGAAAGAAAGGCAATGGCCGAGAGCCAGGCCGTCGCGAGCCGCAATCAACCACTGACGACTGACGACTGACGACTGACCACGGACTGAGTCCTCTGGCGATTCGCGATTCCTTGATTGCGATTTCGTTCTGTTCTGGAAGTTGGGGGCGGGAATCTGGTAACATCAATTGGCGTTGATCTGATGCGCGGGCGGTGGTTGGGAGTTGCAGGTGATGCGGATGCGTGGGAGCAGGTGCCGAGGGCCGGGCGCGGCAGGCGGGATTTCCCGAAGGGAAGTGCTGCGGGCTGGGCTGACGGGGTTTTCAGCACTGTCGCTGGCGGAATTGCTGCAGCAGCGCGTCCAGGCGGGGACGGCGAGCGGCGGGGACCGGACGGCGGTGATTCTGGTCTGGCTGCGGGGCGGTGCGAGCCATCTCGATACGCTCGATCCGAAGCCTGACGCTCCATCGGACTACCGCGGGCCGTTTGATCCGATTGCGACCAATGTTCCCGGAATGCAAATTACCGAACTGCTGCCGCGGCTGGCGCAGATTGCCGACAAGTACACGATTCTGCGGTCAATGGCACATACGGGGGGCGGTCACCCGGCCGGATCGCTGCAGGTGCTCGGCGACGACCCCGACGCTCAGGACAAGCTCAAGCCGGTT harbors:
- a CDS encoding FAD binding domain-containing protein; translated protein: MRHFDYHAPQSLAGALELLAMHKGKARPLAGGTDLIDHVRMGRLEPDSMIDIKKIAELNILELGPDGLRLGASVPCCRVYEHAKLVEHYSALADSAHIIGGVQIQSRASFGGNLCNSGPAADSTPAMIALGGKCVIASHSGTREVPVEEFCSGPGKNVLQPGELLVEIRFPARPANSGSHYRRFIPRNEMDIAVVGVGASVTLDAGGEKFLAARIALGAVAPTPLYATAASAALVGQPVNDETIAKAAAAARSIASPITDMRGTREYRLHLVGVLTERVVKAAVARARCETLVYRPGH
- a CDS encoding (2Fe-2S)-binding protein; the protein is MSKKHVVTATVNGEETEFLCEPRQTLLEVLRDVLELTGTKEGCANGNCGSCTVHMNGRPVTSCLVLAVEAEGAELKTIEGVACGGHLDCVQQAFLEGAALQCGICTPGFIMQTEALLAENPNPTEEDVRFYLAGNLCRCTGYDKIVRAVLTAAVKRRASGEPCSK